In Salinirussus salinus, the following proteins share a genomic window:
- a CDS encoding cytochrome P450, with product MSQGRSPPRPPEAGIVNALRFARSPLRFVEGIQSRYADLAEVDVPAGPSIVVVTNPDLCHEAMAQVDDFTRLPASGAAALISENGLVQTEGELWRDQRTAVSPGFGSGPLETYVDAVGEGAARLRGEWDDAVAAGEPDRDLHRDMTSVTVRAATEALFGVDIGPDRAAELHELMKQAAVEFEISTTTVTPEWFPRRLPDETEEMAASLRRMGEEIIETKRAERDPAGPPSDMLDFLMLAEESGDREYPENHLRDQVVTFLIAGHETTALGTTYTQTLLSWHPEIRERVRAEAREVIGDDEPGYEHAADLTYTGKVFTEALRLYPPAWSVFRQADGDQLLGEYHVPDGALVLMPQWSVHRDGRYFENPRQFDPSRWDDRDPSGQGPYFAFASGPHSCIGRGFAINGARVALATLVKDFDLDVPRDQLSNLTVTPTLRPGNGVDATLSRVE from the coding sequence ATGAGTCAGGGACGCAGCCCCCCGCGTCCGCCCGAGGCCGGCATCGTCAACGCCCTGCGCTTCGCGCGCAGCCCGCTCCGCTTCGTGGAGGGGATCCAGTCGCGCTACGCCGACCTCGCCGAGGTGGACGTCCCGGCGGGCCCCTCCATCGTCGTCGTGACGAACCCCGACCTGTGTCACGAGGCCATGGCCCAGGTCGACGATTTCACCCGCCTGCCCGCCTCGGGCGCGGCGGCGCTCATCTCGGAGAACGGGCTCGTCCAGACAGAGGGGGAGCTCTGGCGCGACCAGCGGACGGCGGTCTCGCCGGGCTTTGGCAGCGGGCCGCTGGAGACCTACGTCGACGCCGTCGGCGAGGGGGCGGCGCGGCTCCGCGGGGAGTGGGACGACGCCGTCGCGGCCGGCGAGCCCGACCGGGACCTGCACCGCGACATGACGAGCGTGACGGTCCGGGCGGCCACGGAGGCCCTGTTCGGTGTCGACATCGGTCCCGACCGTGCCGCCGAGCTCCACGAACTGATGAAGCAGGCGGCCGTCGAGTTCGAGATCTCGACCACGACGGTCACCCCCGAGTGGTTCCCCCGTCGCCTCCCCGACGAGACCGAGGAGATGGCCGCGAGCCTGCGCCGGATGGGCGAGGAGATCATCGAGACCAAGCGGGCCGAGCGCGACCCTGCCGGCCCGCCGAGTGACATGCTGGATTTCCTCATGCTGGCGGAGGAATCCGGCGACCGCGAGTACCCCGAGAACCACCTCCGGGACCAGGTCGTCACCTTCCTGATCGCCGGCCACGAGACGACGGCGCTGGGGACGACCTACACCCAGACGCTGCTGTCCTGGCACCCCGAAATTCGAGAGCGGGTCCGCGCCGAGGCCCGCGAGGTCATCGGCGACGACGAGCCCGGCTACGAGCACGCCGCCGACCTCACCTACACGGGGAAGGTGTTCACCGAGGCCCTGCGGCTGTACCCGCCGGCCTGGTCGGTCTTCCGGCAGGCCGACGGCGACCAGCTACTCGGGGAGTACCACGTCCCCGACGGGGCGCTCGTGCTCATGCCCCAGTGGTCGGTCCACCGGGACGGCCGCTACTTCGAGAACCCCCGGCAGTTCGACCCCTCGCGGTGGGACGACCGCGACCCGAGCGGCCAGGGCCCGTACTTCGCCTTCGCCAGCGGCCCCCACTCCTGTATCGGCCGCGGGTTCGCTATCAACGGCGCCCGGGTCGCGCTTGCGACGCTGGTGAAGGACTTCGACCTCGATGTTCCCCGGGACCAGCTCTCGAACCTGACGGTGACGCCGACGCTTCGGCCTGGCAACGGCGTCGACGCGACGCTCTCGCGGGTGGAGTGA